CATCTCAACAATGTGTTTCCTCCTCTGCTGAAACAAACTATACTGTCATCTCAACAATGTGTTTCCTCCTCTGCTGAAACAAACTATACTGTCATCTCAACAATGTGTTTCCTCCTCTGCTGAAACAAACTATACTGTCATCTCAACAATGTGTTTCCTCCTCTGCTGAAACAAACATGGTAACTTTAGAACAGAGAAGTTGATTGTTTTAACACTTAGTCACCACAGCTAGATGGGTTGTCTGGTGGTTTAGAAGTCAAACCCTCCCCCTCACGACCACTATCTCCATCTCCctgacatgtagagagagacacagcgagacagtgagagagagacagcgagtcagcgagaaagagagagagtgagacagcgaATGAGTGAGTGATTGGGTTAGAGAAAGgatatgggggagggagagagagaacagagaaaacagagagaacatagagagagagagagagagaggagagagagagagagaggggagagagagaacagagagagaactgtggggtgtcagaggaaggaggagCTTCAATAAAGGAAAAATCATCATTTCAGAAATACTGCTGTATCCGTAGCCGAGAGACAAGCTGTTGTGTACCTGTGCTAGCTGGTAGTATAGTAGTAACTTtaactgtggtagtaaagtaactttaacagtatagtaactgtaatagtaaagtaactttaacagtatagtaactgtgatagtaaagtaactttaacagtatagtaactgtggtagtaaagtaactttaacagtatattAACTGAGGAGTAACTGTCCAGAATGAAGATCCTCCATGTTATCTCTTGCTGTCTTCTATCAGgtgagttctgtctgtctgtttgtatgtCTGTATCAGTTTCTATACTACAGTCTGGATCATATAGTGCATAAGGATACTAAGATAATACTCATACCAACCgcactaaccatactatttgtgatGTAAATTGAGTATGTTCTATGCTTATTGGTCATGGTATGAATATAagtagtatgccaaaagttcccggatgtcgtgCTACATTCACCAAAATACGAAGTATATACGCAATGGACACTATGTCTGtacttttagggcccataatacaattcttcaggaaatgggcgtggcttcaccACCCTTTCGGATATgaagaaaatggcggaaaatatgcaGCCCAAGTGCGACGAGAGTGGATACAAATGAATTCCTTTAACTaaaatgacaaatgttaagaaatgtaataaagtaacaacttttcaaataagttacatgTTATTTTGGCTAataatttgttagctacgctatccttacgaacctcatagcatatcattacagcagtatgtaccggtatgttagctagctacctaacgttagttggctactaatacatggaacttgccaggcagtatattaactatatgctatGTAACTAACTAGCCagcgtttattgacttgattattcaagGCATTCTTAGCTAAGTGCTATAGTCATTGTGCATTCTCAATGAACATTGTTAATTTGATGCGTTCCTAaatatctactctgatttcagatcACTCTCGTCTGAgttgtgccagagcgcagaataactggtgaatttacaaacactcaacatggccggtgtcagtaaacgttggggGAAAAAAGTGCAATTAAAgtagcacagttacagtcaccaacgaaaatatgaaaacagcctaacgAGCTCTGCTAGGGCAGGTAATATGGTCAGTGTGAGGtgtggaagtagctagcaagctagccaatgttagcctgttagcttgggtgcttgactgcagtTGTGAAGTCAGAACGCTCGCATCAACCCTAATCCTCgaccagagtgtccagtgtgccCTCTAAactctctgaatttacaaacagtcaatctgacaacgctctgaatttacaaactcaCAGAGCGCACTCCAGATTTAATTTGCGAACACACCCTTcgtaaaatgtctagctagtcatttgttatgctaacaagctggtaagaggttgcatagcaacagtaTCAACTTCCGGAAGACAGGCATAGCCCGCTCACCTGAAAGGATTCCGttagtttacagtatactaaaatgaactaatagtatgtagtatatactcattaagtatgtagtatacagtatggatattcGAACACAGTTTAGCTAATCCCATGTGAATTAATGATAATGTCAATACTAGCCACACTGGTTAGCTAGCTTGAAGGAAGTATTTCGTTTTGTGTGCATTGTGTCTGTGCACGTAGCTATATTGCCTTCAGAAAGCAGacataccccttgactttatccacactttgttgtgttacagactgaaatCAAAATTGCTTGAATGAAAAAAAGCTCACCCATCTACATAACATGTTACATGTCCAgaacaacaaagtgaaaacatgtttttagatttttttctcaCTTTTTTTGAAAATTAAAcatagaaatatctaatttacaaaagtattcacacccctgagcaACTACATGTTATAATTACCTTTGGCAGCCATCACAGCTGTAAATCttgaagagctttgcacacctggattgtataatatttgcaAGTTCTGACAAGTTGGTCGTTGATCATTGCTAGCAGTCATtctcaagtcttgccatatattttcaagctgatttaacccttgtgttgtcttaagggtcaaaaatgacccaccgctatgtttaacagcagagaaaaccccttaactgatatttttttcaacttgaaatttgatgacttttcctagagtgaccccaacatATTTCCATGGAAGTGGTACACcacagggtacaaagattgtcttggGGCAGgtataaaataatttacacaccacaaaaaccagaaagacacacacacacacacacacacacacacaatgataaattgagattatgtgtgctactgattgaagtcagccagcagctcctgaagaggaagatcaacatggttggcacagttagaaataATAAACCTGAGCTCCCCCTGGCACTCCTCGctacaagggggagagaggccttctcatcgAAGCTTGCCttcaccccaccaccactctaatgtcttacctcccaaagaggaacaagaatgtggtcctcctgagcacactgcccAAAACGGCTGACATCAGTGATCAGTGACAGGAaaccagccatcatcctggactacaacaacaacaaaggaggcgtggacaacctggacaaggtgattggaacttacagctgcaggaggatgactgcctgctggcccctggtcatattccataacatcattgatgtgtcctcatacaatgccttctTGATATGGAACAAGACCAACCCTACTGGATGTCTGATAAGTGGAAGATGAGGGTGTTCCTCAAAAAAAGGGGCTGAACATTTGTCAAAAATAAAAGAATTTCCTGGAAAAAAACACTTCAAAACAAGCTTCCCTTAGATTTGTTTTACTTTCTGTGTGTCTAACCCTTAACCTCATTGAAATtatccctaacccttaacctcactgaaattatccctaacccttaacctcactgaaattatccctaacccttaacctcactAAAACTATCCCTATCCCAAAcccttaacctcactgaaactaTCCCTAGCCCTTAACCTCACTAAAACTATCCCTATCCCAAACCCTTAACATTGAAActatccctaacccttaacctcactgaaacaatacctaacccttaacctcactgaaactatacctaacccttaacctcactgaaactatccctaaccctaacccttaacctcactgaaacaatacctaacccttaacctcactgaaactaTCCCTAGCCCTTAACCTCACTAaaactatccctaaccctaacccttaacctcactgaaacaatacctaacccttaacctcactgaaactatccctaaccctaacctctatgaaactatacctaacccttaacctcactgaaactatccctaacccttatcctaattgaaactaaccataaccctaaacctcaCATAAACCAtccataacccttaacctaattGAAACTATCCATAACAATAACCCTAAACCTCACTGAAACGATACCTAATCCTTAACCTCACTGAAACcatccctaacccttaacctcactgaaacAATACCTAATCCTTAACCTCACTGAAACGATACCTAATccttaacctcactgaaactaAACCCTTAACCTAATTTAAACTatccataaccataaccctaaccctaacttcactGAAACcatccctaacccttaacctctatgaaactatacctaacccttaacctcactgaaacGATACCTAATccttaacctcactgaaactaAACCCTTAACCTCACATAAACCATCCATAACCCTTATCCTAATTGaaactaaccataaccctaaacctcaCATAAACCAtccataacccttaacctaattTAAACTatccataaccataaccctaaacctcaCTGAAACGATACCTAATCCTTAACCTCATGGCCTTGGGAATATGTTTTGGGTTGGGGTTGCTGATTATCATTTTTGTGAGATCATACAGGAGCATTAAAGGCCTAGTTcactattttaaaaatatattaatcagggggtgctgcatcactctcagcacccctacatcccatgGCTATACCTAACAAAAACAGAAATTATATtatcattataaaaattcataaaacatacaagtgttatacatcggctcaaagatgaacttcttgttaatccaaacacagtgtcagatttcaaaaaggctttacggcgaaagtaaactatgcgattatctgagaacagcgcccagcagacaaatcattacaaacagttaccagccaagtagaggagttacacaagtcagaaatagcgataaaatgaatcacttttgatgatcttcatatggttgcactcacaagactcccatttactcaataaatgtttgttttgttcgataaagtccctgtttatatccaaaaacctctgttttgttcacgtgttttgttcagtaatccacaggctcaaacgcagtcacaacaggcagacaaaaaatccaaatagcatccgtaaagttcgtagaaacatgtcaaatgatgtttataatcaatccccaGGTTGtgtttagcctaaataatcaataatatttcaaccggacaataacgtagtcaatataaaaggtaaacaagaaaggcgcgctcTCGGTCTTGTGCATGAAAAACCACTGGGACActgtagggtccactcattcagagtggtcttactctctcatttttcagaataaaagcctgaaactatttctaaagactgttgacatctagtggaagccataggaagtgcaatttgatactgtaatggcattcaatagaaaactgcaaacataaaaaaatcccacttcctggatgcatatcctagcttctgggcctgagtatcaggcagtttactttgggcacgtttttcatccgGAAGTGAAAATAGTTCCCCCTACCATAGTGAAGTTAATAAATTATATATCACAGGTCATCAGTTTTGACtgtactgtgtgtttctgtttgcagCTCTGTGTGTTGTGGAGTCAGCTGGCATTAATGTGACGGGGGTTGTAGGAGGACAAGTCAAAATCAACTGTTCTTATTCATGGGCAGAGGACAATGACAAATATTTCTGTAAGGAAAGCTGCTCCAAGAATGATATTCTCATTCAGAGCGATGGTAAGCAAAATTACAAAAACAAAGACAGATTCTCCATCCAGAACACAATAAATAGAGTTTTCACTGTGACCATAACTAAACTGGAGAAGTCAGACTCTGGGAAATACTGGTGTGGAGTGAACAGATTATTGAAGGACACCTATACTGAAGTCCATCTCAAAGTTACAGACGGTAAGTTCACTCTCAATAGATAATTGTGGAGAGGCTTCCTGACTTAGTTCCTGACACGAAGTTGTTTCAGTATTGGTGTTTATCTGTACTTTCTATTGACTCACAGCTCCTCCCACTTCTACATCATCACCTGTCACCTCCAAACCCCATGTCTCCACAACCAtcccaaacctctctacaacatccgCTAACCTCTCCGCAACGTTTCTGGCATCTGGAGATATCAGTGGTCACTCTTCATCAAGAGCAGGTATGATGAATCTCTCATCTCAGACATTAcaagtacatctctctctctcaattcaattcaaagggctttcaACCTCAACTGTCACCTCTAGACCCCATGTCTCCACAACCGtcccaaacctctctacaacatcctCTAACCATCCCCAACAAACACTTTCACAACCTTAtcaaacctctctacaacatccccaacaaacacctTCACAACCATCCCAAACCTTTCTACAATATCCCCAACAAACATCTTCACAaccctcccaaacctctctacaacatccccaacaaacacctTCACAACCCTCCCAAACCTCACAACATCCCCAAACACCTCCATAACCCTCacaaacctctctacaacatcctATCTGACATCTGGAGATATCAGTGGTCACTCTTCACCAAgagcgagctagctagctagctgtctgtctgtctgtcagctgacagaccctaccaaccaactgacCGATCAAACAACTGACCAACCTTACTTTACCTTATTAACTGACCTATCCAACCAACCCACCAGAGGACCCTGGTAACTATCCATCAGTATGATATCTTTAGACTGTAAAGCATGGGGCTGAGATATTCTGGTCATTACTGGAAAACCTGGAAGATTGGGGAAAGTTACTGAAATGTTTTATCCTGATAAAGTCTCCCCCCTGTCTGTGGTCAGGTCTGATGGTGTGGACCAGTGTTGGTCTGGTAGTCACGGTGACAGTGTTAGGTCTGGTCCTGCTCCTGttctacagacagaggagaggaaccaggagaacaccaccaccaccaccaccagtctcctccaacacacaacctgaccctactggagaggtgagagatacaaggaggtgtgtgtgtgtgtgtagacatggAGGTGGTAAACTAAACATTAAGGGTTGAGTGTGTGAGTCTACAGACTCTAGTGAAATTCTACTGTAGTCTGTTATCATTACAGGAAGAAAAACAGTAGCAAACAACACTGTGGTGGTTGATGGTTGAGGGCCTCCACTTATTTTCATATCTGAACATGTATCTATTGTCATTGGTTCTCTATACAGGTTGACTGTGTGTATGAGGAgatcagagaggcagacagacagacagacacactccctTTGGTCATTTCATCAGTCTACTCTACTGTCAATTCACCTACAACCTACCCTGCTGACCAAGCCTCTACAACCTACCCTGCTGACCAAGCCTCTACAACCTACCCTGCTGACCAAGCCTCTACAACCTACCATGATAACCAAGCCTCTACAACCTACACTGCTGTCCGTGTGACCGGTGTCCCACACTGTGACATCTATGCTAACGCTAGCTGCCACAAAGATGATATAAATCCAAGTTATTCTACTGCAGATCACCCAGCATCTCTCATCTTCTCCAGTGTGGATCTACCTACAGATTCTAGAGTCTCCTCAAGTCATCCAACAGCCAGTGGAACCCAGGATGATTCCATCTATTCTACAGCCCAGCTACCCAAAGATACTGTAGAATCTACAAGATACCCTGCTGTACACCTCTCTAAAGACACTCCAGAAGACGCCCTCTACTCTACAGCCCAGCTACCCAAAGATACTGTAGAATCTACAAGATACCCTGCTGTGCACCTATTTAAAGACACTCCAGAAGATGCCATCTACTCTACAGCCCAGCTACCCAAAATAATGTAGTACTATAGAATATATACAAGggatacatcccaaatgacaccctattaccTTTCCCCCATATGGACCCTGGATAAAGGCAGTGCTCTATAGGGAACAAGGTCACATCTGGGAGGAAGGGAAGCTCCCTGTAGAGAGATGAAGGGTTGTCACCACAGAGCCACCATCTTGGAacgacataaaaaaaaaaaatccctttcctgtttcaaatcCTCCTTGACACATTGTATTAAAACAGCTCATATGGTTTTATTGTATATAATGTATGTAAAATATGAACATCTGGCTTTAAAATCACTTTTATCTCCAGATTTTGTGAAAGTCAagcaacatttttgcaaatatttgTGTAAATATGTGTTTGTCAGCAAATTGGcttcattttgtctgttataATAATGAAGACAGTAATGCCATAATAGTCAGTTGTACCTTTGAGATTAACACATATGTTTAAATCAGTGTAAAtgtggagtgtttgtgtgtgtttgttcatgtgcgtgtgtgtgtttctagtgtgtgattgtcagtgtgtgtgtgtgtagtgtgtggttgtcagtgtgtgtgtgatgtgtgtttgtcagtgtgtgtgtgtgtgtgtgtaatgtgtgtttgtcagtgtgtgtgtgtgtgtgtatgtgtgtgtttgtcagtgtgtgtgtgtgtagtgtgtgtttgtaatgtgtgtgtgtgtgtgtgtgtttgtagagaaagaggaggtgttTACTAGAACCAccacagagagaacagactgagGACAGACCTTATTGaatgtactgtaacaggagtagtgtagggtgtagtgaaggtactgtaacaggagtagtgtagggtgaagtgaaggtactgtaacaggactagtgtagggtgtagtgaaggtactgtaacaggagtagtgtagggtgtagtgaaggtactgtaacaggagtagtgtagggtgtagtgaaggtactgtaacaggagtagtgtagggtgtagtgaaggtactgtaacaggagtagtgtagggtgtagtgaaggtactgtaacaggagtagtgtgtagggtgtagtgaaggtactgtaacaggagtagtgtagggtgtagtgaaggtactgtaacaggagtagtgtagggtgtagtgaaggtactgtaacaggagtagtgtaaggtgtagtgaaggtactgtaacaggagtagtgtagggtgtagtgaaggtactgtaacaggagtagtgtagggtgtagtgaaggtactgtaacaggagtagtgtagggtgtagtgaaggtactgtaacaggagtagtgtagggtgtagtgaaggtactgtaacaggagtagtgtgtagggtgtattgaaggtactgtaacaggagtagtgtagggtgtagtgaaggtcctgtaacaggagtagtgtatggtgtagtgaaggtactgtaacaggagtagtgtagggtgtagtgaaggtactgtaacaggagtagtgtagggtgtagtgaaggtactgtaacaggactagtgtagggtgtagtgaaggtactgtaacaggagtagtgtagggtgtagtgaaggtactgtaacagaagtagtgaaggtactgtgacaggagaagtgtagggtgtagggaaggtactgtaacaggagtagtgtagggtgtagtgaaggtactgtaacaggagcagtgtagggtgtagggaaggtactgtaacaggagtaggttagggtgtagtgaaggtactgtaacaggagtagtgtagggtgtagtgaaggtactgtaacaggagcagtgtagggtgtagggaaggtactgtaacaggagtagtgtagggtgtagtgaaggtacttgTCACGGGAATTTCATAATTCCTAtatgtgtgagacagagagaaacagagagagtgagtgttgTCACGGTGCTGACTTTTGCCCGTCACCTGCAGCAAAAGCCTCTATCCCGTCCTCTGGCTGGGCAGAGTACTTTAGGATTTTAGTCACTTCGGTGTAACAGGGGCCTCTGGCTGGGCAGAGTACTTTAGGATTTTAGTCACTTCGGTGTAACAGGGGCCTCTGGCTGGGCAGAGTACTTTAGGATTTTAGTCACTTCGGTGTAACAGGGGCCTCTGGCTGGGCAGAGTACTTTAGGATTTTAGTCACTTCGGTGTAACAGGGGCCTCTGGCTGGGCAGAGTACTTTAGGATTTTAGTCACTTCGGTGTAACAGGGGCCTCTGGCTGGGCAGAGTACTTTAGGATTTTAGTCACTTCGGTGTAACAGGGGCCTCTGGCTGGGCAGAGTACTTTAGGATTTTAGTCACTTTGGTGTAACAGGGGCCTCTGGCTGGGCAGAGTACTTTAGGATTTTAGTCACTTCGGTGTAACAGGGGCCTCTGGCTGGGCAGAGTACTTTAGGATTTTAGTCACTTCGGTGTAACAGGGGCCTCTGGTTGGGCAGAGTACTGTAGGATTTTAGTCACTTCGGTGTAACAGGGGCCTTGCTGTGCGGCCCTACCAACTCTTCTATGTATTCGTAATGGCCCTTCGCGTGAGTTGGGTTTGTTCCTTCGTTCACGTTGTCACTCCCTTATTTCCCGGTCTAGTGTGGGGTCTTGGATAGATGAGGACTTTATTACTTTATGTTTATAGACTCTTCCTATACTCCCTAACCCTGGGTCCTCTTCTCTTTATATATCAATACCTAATAACTAATCTTCTGTTAGTTATTATGCTCGTCAGCTAGTAGTCACTGGGAAACTAGTATTGTTATATGCATTGACTTGTCCAAAGATATATTATTGTCCACACAATGAAATATTCTTTAGTGCAATCACTTTAACCTATAACCAGGGTCACTTTCTGTTCCGTGAGAGTGTCAAAGGCGTTTGCTCTCCAGACCGTTAATCTGGCCTAGTTGTCAAAGTCTCAAGCTTTTATTAAGTCAATCTTTTTTTGGTCTTTATACACAATATTACAATTCAATGGTTCTACAGTCCCAATACATCAATAATGCTCAATCAATCCTTAATGCGCTATGCTATGCCACGTCATATTTTTAAAAAGCTCAACACACTTCTTTCTGACTCTTTAAGCAAAGCAAACACCCATATATTTACCTTGACGCTCTATTCCCTCGGTCCTTCCCGGAACTGGTCTCTATAAGAGTAGTAATATTTACCTTGACGCTCTATTCCCTCAGTCCTTCCACTGGTCTCTATAAGACTAGTAATATTTACCTTGACGCTCTATTCCCTCGGTCCTTCCCGAAACTGGTCTCTATAAGAGTAGTAATATTTCTGCAGCCTTCTGCTGTTTATACTACTATAATCTTCTTATTTAGTCTGAATGTCCTACGGTTTTTACTGCCTACTGTTTAGATATTGATTCCTTCTTATCGACCTTTGGCTGCTACGAGGCTTTAACTATTCCTGGGCTTTTTCACTCTTGCCGAACTGCGATTGTTACTGACACACCAGAGATGGAACGTTGTTGCTATCAAGAGTTCTCCTCACCTCGCATTGTTGAGGGGCGAAGTTCTCTCGTGCACAATCTTGTTCACTTATTATTTTTATCGAGATGCGTAGTACAACACAATTCTTTAAGAAATACCAGTCTATAGTATGCTCGCGCCTTGAGTTCAAAGTAGTCAATACAAACAGAGTATAGTAAAAGTAATTTACCTGGTCTGATGATTCTCTATGATGTCCAAATCATATGGGTAGAGAATCATGCCTAGGCACTGATCTCTCCTCCTTTTTATACCTCTTCTAGACACTCAGTTTGGGGAAAGATGTTCGGGAGTGCAATCTATCTCAACACAGAGTGCCATTGCATTACGTATGGTTGCACTTAGTCCAAAGTTAGGTCCTCTAGCACTGATTGGGGCGTGGTCTTGGTAGGTCGGTTCATAACACGCCTCCTCAGTCTTCCTATAGGTTTGTTGTTGTTTAATTCCCAGTACTTGTATTATACATGCatttggctccctctgctggtcacCTGCTGTTGTGGCGATGTCTTCTTTTATCCCCCAGTCAACAGATGGCCTTAGAGTCCATGAATGTGGCCCTGGAACTGGACCGGCCACTGAGGGAGGGGTCCGATACTATTTGCCTTTTGCCACAGTGtgaaggagagtgtgtgtgtatgtgtgtgagacagagagaaaaagagagagagagtgtgtgtgtgtgtgtgagagacagagagaaacagagagagagagtatgtgtgtgtgaaggagagtgtgtgtgtatgtgtgtgagacagagagagacagagagagagagagtgtgtgtgtgagggagagcgtgacagagagagagagtgtgtgtgagggagagtgtgtgtgtatgtgtgtgagacagagagaaacagaaagagagtgtgtatgtgtgtgagacagagagaaacagagagagcgagagtgtgtgtgtgagggagagtgtgtgggtatgtgtgtgagacagagagaaacagaaagagagagtgtgtgtgtgtgagggaaagTGTGTGGGTATATACTCCAGTGTTAGTACCCCCCCCGACTCTGATATATACTCCAGTGTTAGTAACCCGCCAGACTCTGATATATACTCCAGTGTTAGTAACCCCCCCAGACTCTGTTAAATAATCCGGTGTTAGTAACccccccagactctgttatatactccagtgttagtaaccccccagactctgttatatactccagtgttagtaaccccccccccccagactctgttatatactccagtgttagtaaccccccagactctgttatatactccagtgttagtaacccccccccccagactctgttatatactccagtgttagtaaccccccccccagactctgttatatactccagtgttagtaacccccccccccccccagactctgttatatactccagtgttagtaacccccccagactctgttatatactccagtgtaattacccccccccccccccgactctTTTATATACTCCAGTGTAAGTAACCCccccccagactctgttatatactccagtgttagtaaccccccccccccagactctgttatacactacagtgttagtaacacccccccccccccccccagactctgttataCACTACAGTGTTAGTAACACCCAAGACTCTGTTATATTCTCCAGtgttagtacccccccccccagactctgttatatactccagtgttagtaacccccccagactctgttatatactccagtgtaattacccccccccccccccagactcttttatatactccagtgttagtatccccccccccagactctgttatatactccagtgttagtaacccccccccccagactctgttataCACTACAGTGTTAGTAACACCCAAGACTCTGTTATATTCTCCAGTGTTAGTAACCccccccagactctgttatattctccagtgttagtaacccccccaccagactctgttatatactccagtgttagtaacccccccagactctgttataAACTCCAGTGTAAGTAACCCCTCCCAGACTCTATTATATACTCCAGTgttagtaaccccccccccagactctgttatatactcCAGTGTTACTAACCCACCACACTCTGTTACATACTCCAGTGTTAGTAACCCCCCCAGACTCTGATATATACTCCAGTgttagtaacccccccccccagactctgttatatactccagtgttagtaacccccccccagactctgttatatactccagtgttagtaaccccccccagactctgttatatactcCAGTATATCTGAGGATATACTGCCATGGGTGTTGTTTGGTCTGAGGATATAC
This is a stretch of genomic DNA from Oncorhynchus clarkii lewisi isolate Uvic-CL-2024 chromosome 17, UVic_Ocla_1.0, whole genome shotgun sequence. It encodes these proteins:
- the LOC139370548 gene encoding autotransporter adhesin BpaC-like, which codes for MDFWTTLGDFWTTLGDFWTTLGDFWTTQGDFWTALGDFWTALGDFWTALGDFWTALGDFWTALGDFWTALGDFWTALGDFWTALGDFWTALGDFWTALGDFWTTLGDFWTTLGPNLSTISPTNIFTTLPNLSTTSPTNTFTTLPNLTTSPNTSITLTNRSGLMVWTSVGLVVTVTVLGLVLLLFYRQRRGTRRTPPPPPPVSSNTQPDPTGEVDCVYEEIREADRQTDTLPLVISSVYSTVNSPTTYPADQASTTYPADQATGVPHCDIYANASCHKDDINPSYSTADHPASLIFSSVDLPTDSRVSSSHPTASGTQDDSIYSTAQLPKDTVESTRYPAVHLSKDTPEDALYSTAQLPKDTVESTRYPAVHLFKDTPEDAIYSTAQLPKIM